Proteins encoded in a region of the Streptomyces violaceoruber genome:
- a CDS encoding cellulase, which yields MKRRRTALVCLTALLAAAVTALPAAPAGAEETEQVRNGTFDNGTDSWWTSSNVTAAVTDGRLCADAPGGTTNRWDAALGQNDVTLVAGESYKFSFTATGTPADHVVRAIVGLSVSPYDTYYEISPQLSVSGNTYSYTFTSPVDTAQGQVGFQLGGTPDAWRFCVDDVSLLGGVAPEPYVPDTGPRVRVNQVAYLPSGPKNATLVTDATSRLRWQLKNDAGRTVAHGWSVPRGVDASSGQNVHSIDFGRYRKRGEGFTLVADGETSRPFDIGTAAYERLRLDSAKYYYTQRSGTAISDALRPGYGRPAGHVGTAPNQGDTEVPCQPGVCDYTLDVSGGWYDAGDHGKYVVNGGISTWELLSTYERSLHARTGEPGKLGDGSLDIPESGNRVPDILDEARWELDFLLKMQVPQGQPLAGMAHHKIHDEQWTGLPLLPSDDPQKRELHPPTTAATLNLAATAAQAARLYRPYDREFAAKALDAARTAWTAALAHPDLLADESDGIGGGAYPDNEVADEFYWAAAELYLTTGERDFKDHVLNSPVHTADIFGPIGFDWARTAAAARLDLATVPSRLPGRDHVRRSVVRGADRYLATLKAHPYGMPYAPDGNVYDWGSSHQILNNAVVLATAYDITGGSKYRDGAVQSMDYILGRNALNMSYVTGYGEVNAHNQHSRWYAHQLDPALPAPPDGTLSGGPNSSIQDPYAQSKLQGCVAQFCFIDDIQSWSTNEHTINWNAALARMASFVADQG from the coding sequence GTGAAAAGACGCAGAACCGCGCTCGTCTGCCTGACGGCCCTGCTGGCGGCGGCCGTCACCGCGCTGCCCGCCGCCCCGGCCGGCGCCGAGGAGACCGAGCAGGTCAGGAACGGCACCTTCGACAACGGCACGGACTCCTGGTGGACGAGCAGCAACGTCACCGCCGCCGTGACCGACGGCCGGCTGTGCGCCGACGCTCCCGGCGGCACCACCAACCGCTGGGACGCGGCCCTCGGCCAGAACGACGTCACCCTGGTCGCGGGGGAGTCGTACAAGTTCTCCTTCACCGCCACCGGTACGCCCGCCGACCACGTGGTCCGGGCGATCGTCGGCCTGTCGGTGTCCCCGTACGACACCTATTACGAGATCAGTCCGCAGCTGAGCGTCTCGGGCAACACCTACTCGTACACCTTCACCTCGCCGGTCGACACCGCCCAGGGCCAGGTCGGCTTCCAGCTCGGCGGCACGCCCGACGCCTGGCGGTTCTGCGTGGACGACGTGTCCCTGCTGGGCGGCGTGGCACCGGAGCCGTACGTGCCGGACACCGGGCCGCGGGTGCGGGTGAACCAGGTCGCCTACCTGCCGTCGGGGCCGAAGAACGCCACCCTCGTCACCGACGCGACCTCGCGCCTGCGCTGGCAGCTGAAGAACGACGCCGGACGGACCGTCGCCCACGGCTGGAGCGTGCCGCGCGGCGTCGACGCCTCCTCCGGGCAGAACGTCCACTCGATCGACTTCGGCCGTTACAGGAAGCGCGGCGAGGGCTTCACCCTGGTCGCCGACGGCGAGACCAGCCGCCCCTTCGACATCGGCACGGCCGCCTACGAGCGGCTGCGCCTGGACTCCGCGAAGTACTACTACACGCAGCGCAGCGGCACCGCCATCAGCGACGCACTCCGCCCCGGCTACGGACGCCCCGCCGGACACGTCGGCACGGCACCCAACCAGGGCGACACCGAGGTGCCCTGCCAGCCCGGTGTGTGCGACTACACCCTCGACGTCTCCGGCGGCTGGTACGACGCGGGCGACCACGGCAAGTACGTGGTCAACGGCGGCATCTCCACCTGGGAGCTGCTCAGCACCTACGAGCGTTCGCTGCACGCCCGCACCGGGGAGCCGGGCAAGCTCGGCGACGGTTCGCTCGACATCCCCGAGAGCGGCAACCGGGTGCCGGACATCCTCGACGAGGCCCGCTGGGAACTGGACTTCCTGCTGAAGATGCAGGTGCCGCAGGGGCAGCCACTGGCCGGGATGGCGCACCACAAGATCCACGACGAGCAGTGGACCGGGCTGCCGCTGCTGCCGAGCGACGACCCGCAAAAGCGCGAACTGCACCCGCCGACCACCGCGGCCACCCTCAACCTGGCCGCGACGGCCGCGCAGGCCGCCCGGCTGTACCGCCCCTACGACCGGGAGTTCGCCGCGAAGGCGCTCGACGCGGCCCGCACCGCCTGGACCGCCGCACTCGCCCACCCGGACCTGCTCGCCGACGAGAGCGACGGCATCGGCGGCGGCGCCTACCCCGACAACGAGGTCGCCGACGAGTTCTACTGGGCCGCGGCCGAGCTGTACCTGACGACGGGGGAGCGGGACTTCAAGGACCACGTGCTGAACTCCCCGGTCCACACCGCCGACATCTTCGGCCCGATCGGATTCGACTGGGCGCGCACCGCGGCCGCCGCCCGCCTCGACCTGGCGACCGTCCCCAGCCGGCTCCCCGGCCGCGACCACGTCCGCCGCTCCGTCGTCCGGGGTGCCGACCGCTACCTGGCCACGCTGAAGGCCCATCCGTACGGCATGCCCTACGCCCCCGACGGCAACGTGTACGACTGGGGCTCCAGCCACCAGATCCTGAACAACGCGGTCGTCCTCGCCACCGCCTACGACATCACCGGCGGATCCAAGTACCGTGACGGCGCCGTCCAGAGCATGGACTACATCCTGGGCCGCAACGCCCTGAACATGTCGTACGTCACCGGATACGGCGAGGTCAACGCGCACAACCAGCACAGCCGCTGGTACGCCCACCAGCTCGACCCCGCCCTGCCCGCGCCGCCCGACGGCACCCTGTCCGGCGGTCCGAACTCGAGCATCCAGGACCCCTACGCACAGAGCAAACTCCAGGGCTGCGTCGCTCAGTTCTGCTTCATCGACGACATCCAGTCCTGGTCGACCAACGAGCACACGATCAACTGGAACGCCGCGCTGGCCCGGATGGCCTCCTTCGTGGCGGACCAGGGATGA
- a CDS encoding RICIN domain-containing protein has protein sequence MPTPHPPRPAHPPSGGDPGESDELLAARLRDGPEHEAARITALLMARHWQPAHDYATICLATSAQVTAMVTAAAWHRVLARLAEGEPATALRPRLLVAVRDTVRQWSGDDAISGALPQLLKPAGGRGMRAAKSLTPENRTLAARAFASLPGPARCLLWHTEVEGESISVPAGLLGMDTDTASATLEQAREKFREGCLHAHRQLAPSQECRFHSRLLDVPIRRGGALLPDVRKHLADCRHCKHAADQLGHFERELGTLIAEAVLGWGARRYLDSRPARATLGVLSKGAARHRGSRTGLLARIPVPVRRVPGRPRSGRSVLRQLGAASAGVLAIVLVVSVWSYDGGGADPAASTSAVDGDGETSATSRPKPPDAAGMPTSADRTRLRNVAAGLCLDVRGEPKAGAGARLAECSEAGTQQWTYEDDGLLRSVADPGLCLDSRADAGVVILGTCADEGTERGEDVRYELTGRGELVPRGQTLLALATTTRAQDADIVVKVHDGSEDQRWSTDPVPTAEGSLSIARTGAPGARAVDLSGG, from the coding sequence GTGCCCACCCCCCACCCCCCTCGGCCCGCCCACCCGCCCTCCGGTGGGGATCCCGGCGAGTCCGACGAGTTGCTGGCCGCGCGGCTCCGGGACGGCCCGGAACACGAGGCCGCCCGGATCACCGCGCTGCTGATGGCCCGCCACTGGCAGCCGGCACACGACTACGCGACCATCTGCCTGGCCACCTCGGCCCAGGTCACCGCCATGGTCACCGCCGCGGCCTGGCACCGGGTGCTGGCCCGCCTCGCCGAGGGCGAGCCGGCCACCGCGCTGCGCCCCCGGCTGCTGGTGGCCGTGCGTGACACGGTCCGCCAGTGGTCCGGCGACGACGCGATATCCGGCGCGCTGCCGCAGTTGCTCAAACCCGCCGGGGGGCGGGGTATGCGGGCGGCGAAGTCCCTGACTCCGGAAAACCGCACGTTGGCGGCCCGGGCATTCGCTTCTCTTCCCGGACCGGCCCGTTGTTTGCTGTGGCACACGGAGGTCGAAGGAGAGTCCATAAGCGTCCCGGCCGGTCTGCTGGGCATGGACACCGACACCGCGTCGGCCACTCTCGAACAGGCGCGTGAGAAATTCCGCGAGGGATGTCTGCACGCCCACCGGCAGCTCGCGCCGAGCCAGGAGTGCCGCTTCCACAGCCGACTGCTCGACGTCCCGATTCGCCGGGGCGGTGCCCTGCTGCCGGACGTGCGCAAGCATCTGGCGGACTGCCGTCACTGCAAGCATGCGGCCGATCAACTCGGTCACTTCGAACGGGAGTTGGGCACGCTGATCGCCGAGGCCGTGCTCGGCTGGGGTGCCCGGCGCTATCTCGACTCCCGTCCGGCGCGCGCGACGCTGGGTGTGCTGTCCAAGGGCGCCGCCCGGCACCGCGGCTCACGCACCGGGCTGCTGGCCCGGATCCCCGTGCCCGTGCGCCGGGTGCCGGGCCGCCCGCGCTCCGGCCGGTCGGTGCTGCGGCAGCTCGGCGCCGCCTCCGCCGGGGTGCTGGCCATCGTGCTGGTGGTGAGCGTGTGGTCCTACGACGGCGGTGGCGCCGATCCGGCCGCCTCCACCAGCGCGGTCGACGGCGACGGCGAGACGTCCGCGACGAGCCGTCCCAAACCGCCCGACGCGGCCGGGATGCCCACGTCGGCGGACCGCACGCGGCTGCGCAACGTCGCCGCCGGCCTGTGCCTGGACGTCCGGGGCGAGCCGAAGGCCGGGGCCGGCGCCCGGCTGGCGGAGTGCTCCGAGGCGGGGACCCAGCAGTGGACCTACGAGGACGACGGGCTGCTGCGCAGCGTCGCCGACCCGGGACTGTGTCTGGACTCGCGGGCGGACGCCGGAGTCGTCATTCTCGGTACCTGCGCCGACGAGGGAACCGAGCGGGGCGAGGACGTGCGCTACGAGCTGACCGGCCGGGGCGAACTGGTGCCGCGCGGGCAGACACTGCTCGCGCTCGCCACCACCACCCGTGCCCAGGACGCCGACATCGTCGTCAAGGTGCACGACGGCTCCGAGGACCAGCGCTGGAGCACCGACCCGGTGCCGACGGCGGAGGGCTCCCTGTCGATCGCCCGCACCGGTGCCCCGGGAGCGCGGGCCGTGGACCTGTCCGGCGGCTGA
- a CDS encoding lactate 2-monooxygenase → MPKHWADFQYEIYLNGMTGAVPRLPTDLTRLEELTERRLGPGPFGYVAGSAGDGSTARANRAALARRRIVPRMLRDVHERDLRVEVLGRSLPAPLALAPVGVLSIMHPEAEPAAARAAAAQGVPYILSSASSTPMEEVAEAMGDAERWFQLYWPKDREVARSFLDRARAAGYTALFVTLDTPLLSWRPRDLDQAYLPFLHGVGTANYFSDPAFRAGLAKPVHEDPNAAVMHFVGMFSDPAKSWPDLAFLRENWDGPIVLKGVLHPDDARLAADAGMDGVVVSNHGGRQVAGSVAAADALPRVAEAVGDRLTVLFDSGVRTGDDVFKALALGARAVLLGRPYVYGLGLDGRPGVEHVIRCLLAELDLTLALSGHASPATPGPADLVEDPV, encoded by the coding sequence ATGCCGAAGCACTGGGCGGATTTCCAGTACGAGATCTATCTGAACGGCATGACGGGCGCGGTCCCGCGGCTGCCCACCGACCTGACCCGGCTCGAGGAGCTGACCGAGCGGCGCCTCGGGCCCGGCCCCTTCGGATACGTCGCGGGCAGCGCGGGCGACGGCAGCACCGCCCGAGCCAACCGGGCGGCGCTGGCCAGGCGCCGGATCGTTCCGCGCATGCTGCGGGACGTGCACGAACGCGACCTGCGTGTCGAGGTGCTGGGCCGTTCCCTGCCCGCCCCGCTGGCGCTCGCGCCGGTCGGTGTGCTGTCGATCATGCACCCGGAGGCGGAGCCCGCGGCCGCCCGGGCCGCCGCGGCCCAGGGTGTGCCGTACATCCTCTCCTCCGCCTCCAGCACGCCCATGGAGGAGGTCGCCGAGGCGATGGGCGACGCCGAGCGCTGGTTCCAGCTGTACTGGCCGAAGGACCGCGAGGTGGCGCGCAGCTTCCTGGACCGGGCCCGGGCGGCCGGGTACACGGCGCTGTTCGTCACGCTGGACACGCCGCTGCTGTCCTGGCGCCCGCGCGACCTCGACCAGGCGTACCTGCCGTTCCTGCACGGCGTCGGCACCGCCAACTACTTCTCGGACCCGGCCTTCCGGGCCGGGCTGGCCAAGCCGGTGCACGAGGACCCGAACGCGGCGGTGATGCATTTCGTCGGCATGTTCTCCGATCCGGCCAAGTCCTGGCCCGATCTGGCGTTCCTGCGGGAGAACTGGGACGGTCCGATCGTCCTCAAGGGCGTGCTGCACCCGGACGACGCCCGGCTCGCCGCCGACGCCGGGATGGACGGCGTGGTCGTCTCCAACCACGGGGGCCGGCAGGTGGCCGGTTCGGTCGCGGCCGCCGACGCCCTGCCGCGTGTGGCGGAGGCGGTCGGCGACCGGCTGACCGTGCTGTTCGACAGCGGTGTCCGCACCGGCGACGACGTCTTCAAGGCGCTCGCGCTCGGCGCCCGTGCGGTGCTCCTGGGCCGTCCCTACGTCTACGGGCTCGGCCTGGACGGCCGGCCCGGCGTCGAGCACGTGATCCGCTGCCTGCTCGCCGAACTGGACCTCACCCTGGCCCTGTCCGGGCACGCCTCACCGGCCACGCCGGGGCCCGCGGACCTGGTGGAGGACCCGGTGTGA
- a CDS encoding protease inhibitor: MRNTARWAATLGLTATAVCGPLAGASLASPATAPASLYAPSALVLTVGHGESAATAAPLRAVTLTCAPTASGTHPAAAAACAELRAAHGDPSALAAEDSVMCTREYAPVVVTVDGVWQGRRLSYERTFANECVKNAGSASVFTF; encoded by the coding sequence ATGCGGAACACCGCGCGCTGGGCAGCGACTCTGGGCCTGACGGCCACCGCCGTCTGCGGGCCCCTCGCCGGGGCCTCCCTCGCCTCCCCGGCCACCGCCCCCGCGTCGCTCTACGCCCCCTCGGCCCTGGTGCTGACCGTGGGGCACGGAGAGAGCGCTGCCACCGCCGCACCCCTGCGCGCGGTCACCCTGACCTGCGCCCCGACCGCCTCCGGCACCCACCCGGCGGCCGCCGCGGCCTGTGCCGAACTGCGCGCCGCGCACGGCGACCCGAGTGCCCTGGCCGCCGAGGACTCGGTGATGTGCACCCGGGAGTACGCCCCCGTGGTCGTCACCGTCGACGGCGTCTGGCAGGGCCGGCGCCTCTCCTACGAACGCACCTTCGCCAACGAGTGCGTGAAGAACGCGGGCAGCGCGAGCGTCTTCACGTTCTGA
- a CDS encoding CDGSH iron-sulfur domain-containing protein, with amino-acid sequence MPNSPSEPARPSDARRRIKVQRRGPLLVEGPVEVELEDGTTVSSDRFRVALCTCRRSRRYPWCDTSHRARSARAADGPAANGRPCP; translated from the coding sequence GTGCCGAACTCCCCGTCTGAGCCCGCGCGCCCGTCCGACGCCCGGCGCCGGATCAAGGTCCAGCGCCGGGGGCCGCTGCTGGTGGAAGGCCCGGTGGAGGTGGAGCTGGAGGACGGGACGACGGTGTCCTCCGACCGCTTCCGGGTGGCGCTGTGCACGTGCCGGCGCAGTCGGCGCTATCCGTGGTGCGACACCAGCCACCGTGCCCGGTCCGCCAGGGCCGCGGACGGCCCGGCCGCGAACGGCCGACCGTGCCCCTGA
- a CDS encoding HemK2/MTQ2 family protein methyltransferase yields MVLPGVYAPQEDTALLAGALSDESLPPGAAVLDVGTGSGALALAAAGRGGRVTAVDVSWRAVCAARLNAARAGLRIRVRHGNLFTPVRGESFDLVLANPPYVPAPATGRRPRGAARAWDAGHDGRMVLDRICLEVPRLLRPGGVLLLVQSALSDPARTEALLREAGLKAAVTRRRRIAFGPVVRGRERWLRQRGLLSLADYEEELVVVRAELPV; encoded by the coding sequence ATGGTGCTACCGGGCGTCTACGCCCCTCAGGAGGACACCGCCCTGCTGGCCGGGGCGCTGTCCGACGAGTCGCTCCCGCCGGGCGCCGCCGTGCTCGACGTGGGAACCGGCTCGGGCGCCCTCGCCCTGGCTGCGGCCGGGCGGGGCGGCCGGGTGACCGCGGTGGACGTGTCGTGGCGCGCGGTGTGCGCCGCGCGGCTCAACGCGGCCCGGGCCGGGCTGCGGATCCGCGTCCGGCACGGCAACCTCTTCACACCCGTGCGCGGCGAGTCGTTCGACCTGGTGCTGGCCAATCCGCCGTATGTGCCGGCACCCGCCACCGGCCGCCGGCCGCGTGGTGCCGCGCGGGCCTGGGACGCGGGCCACGACGGTCGCATGGTCCTGGACCGGATCTGCCTGGAAGTACCCCGGCTGCTGCGCCCCGGCGGGGTGCTGCTGCTCGTGCAGTCGGCGCTCAGTGACCCCGCGAGGACCGAGGCGCTGCTGCGCGAGGCGGGGCTGAAGGCGGCGGTGACCCGGCGGCGGCGGATCGCGTTCGGTCCCGTGGTGCGCGGCCGGGAGCGCTGGCTGCGGCAGCGCGGGCTGCTGTCCCTGGCGGACTACGAGGAAGAGCTGGTGGTCGTCCGTGCCGAACTCCCCGTCTGA
- a CDS encoding iron-containing redox enzyme family protein, with amino-acid sequence MEYDREGPQLPTARGPVSEAVGAHLLGTGPLPSPKAVAAAPVYGDDLQLALYQCYELHYRGFAGVRPDLEWDPGLLGVRAGLERRFLAALRADTPVHDGVADAVGALLVEPVHGEGVSHFLRDEGELWQLREYAAQRSLYHLKEADPHAWVLPRLWGRAKAAMAAVEFDEYGGGRADRVHARLFADLMTDLDLDTTYGAHLDAASAECLATVNMMSLFGLHRSLRGALVGHFAAVEITSSPGSRRLAEAMRRTGAGPAAEHFYDEHVEADAVHEQIVRHEVIDGLLEQEPHLAADVAFGIDATGYLEERLGARLLADWRAGRSSLRTPLPAPSGVHGEIFHIP; translated from the coding sequence ATGGAGTACGACCGCGAAGGACCACAGCTGCCGACGGCCCGGGGACCGGTCTCCGAGGCCGTCGGCGCACATCTGCTCGGCACCGGCCCGCTGCCCTCCCCCAAGGCCGTCGCCGCCGCGCCGGTGTACGGCGACGACCTGCAGCTCGCCCTGTACCAGTGCTACGAGCTGCACTACCGGGGTTTCGCGGGTGTCCGCCCCGACCTCGAGTGGGACCCCGGCCTGCTGGGCGTCCGGGCCGGTCTGGAACGGCGTTTCCTGGCCGCCCTGCGGGCCGACACCCCGGTCCACGACGGCGTCGCGGACGCGGTCGGGGCGCTGCTCGTCGAACCCGTCCACGGCGAGGGGGTCAGCCACTTCCTGCGGGACGAGGGCGAGTTGTGGCAGTTGCGCGAGTACGCGGCCCAGCGCTCGCTGTACCACCTCAAGGAGGCCGACCCGCACGCCTGGGTGCTGCCCCGGCTGTGGGGCCGCGCGAAGGCGGCGATGGCGGCGGTGGAGTTCGACGAGTACGGCGGCGGGCGCGCCGACCGGGTGCACGCCCGCCTGTTCGCCGACCTGATGACGGACCTGGACCTGGACACCACGTACGGGGCCCACCTGGACGCGGCCTCGGCCGAGTGCCTGGCCACGGTGAACATGATGTCCCTGTTCGGCCTGCACCGGTCGCTGCGCGGGGCGCTGGTGGGGCATTTCGCGGCGGTGGAGATCACCTCGTCACCCGGTTCCCGGCGACTCGCCGAGGCGATGCGCCGCACCGGCGCCGGTCCGGCCGCCGAGCACTTCTACGACGAGCACGTCGAGGCCGACGCGGTGCACGAGCAGATCGTGCGGCACGAGGTGATCGACGGCCTGCTGGAACAGGAACCGCATCTCGCGGCCGACGTCGCGTTCGGCATCGACGCCACCGGATACCTCGAGGAGCGCCTCGGCGCCCGGCTGCTCGCCGACTGGCGGGCGGGACGGTCGTCGCTGCGTACACCGCTTCCCGCCCCGAGCGGCGTTCACGGGGAAATTTTTCATATTCCGTGA
- a CDS encoding Ppx/GppA phosphatase family protein — protein sequence MRTSVVDVGSNTVRLMVADAEGGVPLPVHTAKWRLRLSEQVRPGDPVPEEAVERLVGAVADASRTADRWGASGPLAFATAVVRAAPNRREVLRTVQARTGVPLCTLPGEVEAELTFLAARRWMGWRSGPLALLDIGGGSLEVAFGRGRLPGFVASLPLGAARLTHEFLAGGRDPASPEQVKALRRRVRHQLRDAAARIRWEGPRTAVATSRTFQQLGRLCGAPPGRCGPFTERRMRCSDLGDAVGRLAALSAAERARLPGISAPRAAQSLAGAVVGHTAMKLTGLDAVALCPWAIREGVLLRHIEDGPAWWAEVVRRSDEAAPPAPVPLRLASASN from the coding sequence ATGCGTACCAGCGTGGTGGATGTGGGGTCGAACACGGTCCGGCTCATGGTGGCGGACGCCGAGGGCGGCGTTCCGCTGCCGGTGCACACCGCGAAGTGGCGGCTGCGGCTGTCGGAGCAGGTCAGGCCGGGCGACCCGGTCCCGGAGGAGGCCGTGGAGCGGCTCGTCGGGGCGGTCGCCGACGCGAGCAGGACCGCGGACCGGTGGGGGGCGTCGGGGCCGCTGGCCTTCGCGACCGCGGTGGTGCGCGCCGCGCCGAACCGGCGTGAGGTGCTGCGCACCGTCCAGGCCCGCACCGGCGTGCCGCTGTGCACCCTGCCGGGCGAGGTGGAGGCGGAGCTGACGTTCCTCGCGGCCCGGCGCTGGATGGGCTGGCGGTCCGGTCCGCTCGCCCTGCTCGACATAGGCGGCGGCTCGCTGGAGGTCGCGTTCGGGCGCGGCCGGCTGCCCGGCTTCGTGGCCTCGCTGCCGCTGGGGGCGGCCCGGCTGACCCACGAGTTCCTGGCCGGCGGCCGGGACCCGGCCTCGCCGGAGCAGGTCAAGGCGCTGCGGCGCAGGGTCCGCCACCAGCTGCGGGACGCGGCGGCGCGGATCCGCTGGGAGGGACCGCGGACCGCCGTGGCCACCTCGCGGACCTTCCAGCAGCTCGGGCGGCTGTGCGGCGCCCCGCCCGGCCGGTGCGGACCCTTCACGGAGCGGCGGATGCGCTGCTCGGACCTGGGCGACGCGGTGGGCCGGCTGGCCGCCCTGTCCGCGGCCGAGCGGGCCCGGCTGCCCGGCATCTCGGCGCCGCGCGCGGCCCAGAGCCTGGCGGGCGCCGTGGTGGGTCACACCGCGATGAAGCTGACCGGTCTCGATGCGGTGGCGCTCTGCCCCTGGGCGATCCGCGAGGGCGTCCTGCTGCGCCACATCGAGGACGGGCCGGCCTGGTGGGCCGAGGTGGTGCGCCGCAGCGACGAGGCCGCTCCCCCGGCGCCGGTGCCCCTGCGCCTGGCGTCCGCGTCGAACTGA